CGCTGGCCAACATCGCGCCTCTGCTCGGGCTCTTCGGCACGGTGGTCGGCATCATCCGCGCGTTCCGCGACATTGCCATCACGGGCAGCGGCGGCTCCTCGGTGATCGCCATGGGCGTCTCGGAGGCGCTGCTGACCACGGCCGCCGGCATCGTGATCGCCGTGATCGCAACCGTCTGCTACAACTACTTCACGCGCACGATCCGCGTGCGGGCCACCGACGCCGAAGACGCGCGCAACGACTTCTGGAAGTACGTCAACAGTCGGCCGGTGCAGTGATGGCGCGTGCCCGAGCGAAGCAGCTCCCCGGCATCGCTGAGGCGAACATCGTTCCTCTCGCCGACGTGGTGACCACCCTCATCGTCGTCTTCCTGATGACGATGCCGGCCCTGATGTGGTCGGGCATCCAGGTCAACGCCACGCGGGCGGCAAAGACGGAGACCGTCGTCCGCAAGGAAAACAGCGCCGAGGACAAGCTAACGGTGCTGGTCACCGCCGGGAGCATCCAGGTCGACGGTCGCCACGTCGACCTCGCCGAGCTGGGCCGCCTCGCCCGCGAGCGGCTCGCCGCCAGCG
This genomic interval from bacterium contains the following:
- a CDS encoding biopolymer transporter ExbD → MARARAKQLPGIAEANIVPLADVVTTLIVVFLMTMPALMWSGIQVNATRAAKTETVVRKENSAEDKLTVLVTAGSIQVDGRHVDLAELGRLARERLAASADRTVIVVPEADVRLGNVVTVMDVLKQNGAKGLALLGRAKEQ